One genomic segment of Hordeum vulgare subsp. vulgare chromosome 2H, MorexV3_pseudomolecules_assembly, whole genome shotgun sequence includes these proteins:
- the LOC123424954 gene encoding uncharacterized protein LOC123424954, whose product MALLLLRGCLAPVNTAALPFRPREATSRLGYRRPSRFGAVVASAAAASPSGGDGSTAAVDAVLRGSEGSNAKARDYGGTNGAVVSGTARSTSIETTVERIIFDFRFLALLAVAGSLAGSLLCFLNGCVYIKEAYCVYWTSCAKGVHTGQMVLKVVEAIDVYLAGTVMLIFGMGLYGLFISNASNDLPSGSDRALQGSSLFGMFALKERPKWMKITSLDELKTKVGHVIVMILLVKMFERSKMVKITTGLDLLSYSVCIFLSSASLYILHNLHRPEHEESVMPHL is encoded by the exons ATGGCACTCCTGCTGCTGCGCGGCTGCCTCGCGCCGGTCAACACCGCCGCCCTGCCGTTCCGGCCAAGGGAGGCGACGAGCCGGCTTGGTTACCGCCGGCCGTCCCGGTTTGGCGCGGTCGTCGCCTCGGCCGCCGCGGCCTCGCCGTCCGGAGGCGACGGCTCGACCGCCGCGGTGGACGCGGTGCTGCGTGGCTCGGAGGGTTCCAACGCCAAGGCGCGCGACTACGGCGGGACCAACGGcgccgtcgtctccggcaccgcCAGGTCCACCTCCATCGAGACCACCGTCGAGAGG ATCATCTTCGACTTCCGGTTCCTGGCTCTTCTCGCCGTCGCCGGATCGCTGGCGGGCTCCCTCCTCTGCTTCCTCAAC GGATGTGTGTACATAAAAGAGGCCTATTGTGTCTACTGGACGAGCTGCGCCAAAGGTGTCCATACAGGGCAGATGGTCCTCAAGGTCGTCGAGGCCATTG ATGTGTATCTTGCTGGCACCGTCATGCTGATCTTCGGGATGGGTCTCTACGGGCTGTTCATCAGCAACGCGTCCAACGATCTGCCTTCCGGATCCGACCGGGCTCTGCAAGGATCGTCGCTGTTCGGGATGTTCGCTCTGAAG GAGAGGCCGAAGTGGATGAAGATCACGTCCCTGGACGAGCTCAAGACCAAGGTTGGGCACGTCATCGTGATGAtcctgctggtgaagatgttcgaGCGGAGCaagatggtgaagatcaccacggggCTGGACCTGCTCAGCTACTCGGTCTGCATCTTCCTCTCCTCGGCCTCCCTCTACATCCTGCATAACCTCCACCGGCCCGAGCACGAGGAGTCGGTGATGCCCCACTTGTAG